Proteins from a genomic interval of Benincasa hispida cultivar B227 chromosome 7, ASM972705v1, whole genome shotgun sequence:
- the LOC120082039 gene encoding uncharacterized protein LOC120082039 isoform X2 gives MASVRPSIIFYLFDLQVVFHQPPLAGMEFPSLASPLVPPCPFRRCLCTFLQTLVLRVSFHYSISLLHALCARGSALRSPLHSIRHCRPRSGLTQRVSMKMVKEKEAISAQPLSHKGKLSENAGKEKEVIAISVPPILE, from the exons ATGGCGTCCGTTCGACCTTCAATCATTTTCTATCTGTTCGACCTTCAAGTAGTATTCCATCAGCCACCTCTTGCCGGCATGGAATTCCCGTCTTTAGCCAGCCCTCTGGTCCCTCCTTGCCCTTTCCGCCGTTGTTTGTGTACCTTTCTACAAACACTGGTCCTCCGAGTTTCGTTTCACTATTCCATTTCTCTCCTCCATGCTCTTTGTGCTCGCGGCTCTGCTCTTCGAAGCCCTCTCCATTCGATTCGTCACTGCCGTCCTCGGTCTGGACTGACACAG AGAGTTTCAATGAAGATGGTAAAGGAGAAGGAAGCTATTAGTGCACAACCACTATCGCATAAG GGGAAACTTTCAGAGAATGCCGGAAAGGAGAAGGAAGTGATCGCTATTAGTGTACCACCGATCTTAGAATGA
- the LOC120082039 gene encoding uncharacterized protein LOC120082039 isoform X3 yields the protein MASVRPSIIFYLFDLQVVFHQPPLAGMEFPSLASPLVPPCPFRRCLCTFLQTLVLRVSFHYSISLLHALCARGSALRSPLHSIRHCRPRSGLTQEKKVVSASTTDGEEKKGKLSENAGKEKEVIAISVPPILE from the exons ATGGCGTCCGTTCGACCTTCAATCATTTTCTATCTGTTCGACCTTCAAGTAGTATTCCATCAGCCACCTCTTGCCGGCATGGAATTCCCGTCTTTAGCCAGCCCTCTGGTCCCTCCTTGCCCTTTCCGCCGTTGTTTGTGTACCTTTCTACAAACACTGGTCCTCCGAGTTTCGTTTCACTATTCCATTTCTCTCCTCCATGCTCTTTGTGCTCGCGGCTCTGCTCTTCGAAGCCCTCTCCATTCGATTCGTCACTGCCGTCCTCGGTCTGGACTGACACAG gAGAAGAAAGTTGTTAGTGCATCAACCACAGATGGGGAAGAGAAGAAG GGGAAACTTTCAGAGAATGCCGGAAAGGAGAAGGAAGTGATCGCTATTAGTGTACCACCGATCTTAGAATGA
- the LOC120082039 gene encoding uncharacterized protein LOC120082039 isoform X1 has product MASVRPSIIFYLFDLQVVFHQPPLAGMEFPSLASPLVPPCPFRRCLCTFLQTLVLRVSFHYSISLLHALCARGSALRSPLHSIRHCRPRSGLTQEKKVVSASTTDGEEKKRVSMKMVKEKEAISAQPLSHKGKLSENAGKEKEVIAISVPPILE; this is encoded by the exons ATGGCGTCCGTTCGACCTTCAATCATTTTCTATCTGTTCGACCTTCAAGTAGTATTCCATCAGCCACCTCTTGCCGGCATGGAATTCCCGTCTTTAGCCAGCCCTCTGGTCCCTCCTTGCCCTTTCCGCCGTTGTTTGTGTACCTTTCTACAAACACTGGTCCTCCGAGTTTCGTTTCACTATTCCATTTCTCTCCTCCATGCTCTTTGTGCTCGCGGCTCTGCTCTTCGAAGCCCTCTCCATTCGATTCGTCACTGCCGTCCTCGGTCTGGACTGACACAG gAGAAGAAAGTTGTTAGTGCATCAACCACAGATGGGGAAGAGAAGAAG AGAGTTTCAATGAAGATGGTAAAGGAGAAGGAAGCTATTAGTGCACAACCACTATCGCATAAG GGGAAACTTTCAGAGAATGCCGGAAAGGAGAAGGAAGTGATCGCTATTAGTGTACCACCGATCTTAGAATGA